The following coding sequences lie in one Montipora foliosa isolate CH-2021 chromosome 11, ASM3666993v2, whole genome shotgun sequence genomic window:
- the LOC137977424 gene encoding uncharacterized protein: MLEAVSGYRLELASQPYQLFTPRPINFSDSESAVVQSEIQTLLDKGAIEHVKYTQGEFISTLFLVPKKSGDLRPVINLKPLNFFVQKIHFKMENIGSAINYVSPGDYMVSLDLKDAYFSVPIHPLDRKLLRFFWKGQRFEFTCLPFGYSLAPRVFTKILKPFAAIWRSKGIRISIYIDDILIIASSAKQAATLLAVIRNSLESLGFLVNIKKSHVTPTTRITCLGFEIDSVAMKLFLPISKISRIIQSCKNLLQNSNPTIREIAHVAGLIVSALPAVRYLQLHYRSIEFCKSQALLAGRDYDDHSCLDINSRFDLLWIIQNITTFNGKVIQEPEINLFVNSDASLTGWGASCNGQTTGGRWSLSESNNHINFLELLAAFLALQSFVSQSNIHVRLKLDNTTAVSYINNMGGIRSEPLNTLAKKMALVYVKGNLAVCSSYLSHIGKGAQGQSCGNTNSSCLAHTGLVPSASTFSSATASTVATVGGSASSTTQPGVPPSEVQDEASRLGCVRKSLSDKGISSQATNLICASWTTGTEKQYQAVWKKWRGWCRERNVDSLQAHVSQVLDFLADCFGEGLSYSTLNSYRSALSSTLCPRDGTTVGCDPLVSRLLKGIYNLRPPQPRYSSTWDVCLDTVSRNFISLK, encoded by the exons ATGTTAGAGGCTGTCTCGGGGTACAGATTAGAACTGGCCTCTCAGCCCTACCAGCTTTTTACCCCACGTCCTATAAATTTTTCTGATTCAGAATCTGCAGTAGTTCAGTCTGAAATTCAGACTTTACTGGATAAGGGTGCTATTGAGCATGTCAAATACACCCAAGGAGAATTCATCTCTACTCTTTTCCTAGTTCCTAAGAAAAGTGGTGATCTTAGGCCTGTAATCAATCTTAAGCCattaaattttttcgtacaaaagatccatttcaaaatggaaaatattgGTTCAGCCATTAATTATGTTTCTCCAGGGGATTACATGGTCTCCTTAGACTTGAAGGATGCTTATTTCAGTGTCCCGATTCATCCTCTAGATAGGAAACTATTACGCTTTTTTTGGAAAGGCCAAAGATTTGAGTTCACCTGCCTCCCTTTTGGGTACTCCCTAGCACCTAGGGTCTTTACTAAGATTCTGAAGCCCTTTGCTGCTATATGGCGCTCAAAAGGGATTAGAATTTCAATCTACATTGATGACATTTTGATCATTGCCAGTTCTGCGAAACAGGCAGCCACACTCCTTGCCGTTATCAGAAACTCCTTAGAATCTCTAGGTTTTCTGGTTAACATTAAGAAGTCTCATGTAACTCCTACTACAAGAATTACATGTTTGGGGTTTGAAATTGACTCTGTGGCAATGAAACTTTTTCTTCCCATTTCCAAGATATCCAGAATCATTCAGTCTTGTAAGAATTTGCTTCAAAACAGCAATCCAACCATCCGAGAGATTGCCCATGTTGCTGGACTTATTGTTTCAGCACTCCCAGCAGTGAGGTACTTACAACTTCACTATCGTTCCATTGAATTTTGCAAGTCTCAAGCTCTCCTTGCTGGGAGAGATTATGACGACCACTCATGCTTAGATATTAATTCTCGGTTTGACTTGCTTTGGATAATTCAAAATATCACTACCTTTAATGGGAAAGTTATTCAGGAGCCTGAAATTAATCTTTTCGTTAACTCCGATGCTAGTCTAACTGGCTGGGGTGCCTCCTGTAATGGTCAAACCACAGGGGGGCGTTGGTCTCTTTCTGAGTCTAACAACCATATCAATTTTTTGGAGTTGCTAGCTGCCTTTCTTGCTCTTCAATCCTTTGTTAGTCAGagcaacatacatgtaaggcTTAAATTGGACAATACCACCGCAGTATCTTATATCAATAATATGGGTGGAATAAGATCTGAGCCCCTTAACACACTTGCCAAGAAGATGGCATTGGTGTATGTCAAGGGAAATCTGGCTGTCTGTTCA TCTTATCTCTCGCATATTGGCAAAGGTGCGCAGGGACAAAGCTGTGGCAATACTAATAGCTCCTGTTTGGCCCACACAGGGCTGGTACCTAGTGCTTCTACATTCTCTAGTGCAACTGCCAGTACTGTTGCCACAGTGGGAGGATCTGCTAGTTCGACCACACAACCAGGAGTTCCACCCTCTGAGGTTCAAGATGAGGCTAGCCGCTTGGGTTGTGTCCGGAAATCCCTCTCAGACAAGGGAATTTCTTCTCAAGCTACCAACCTTATCTGTGCAAGCTGGACAACGGGTACAGAAAAACAGTACCAAGCAGTTTGGAAAAAGTGGAGAGGCTGGTGCCGTGAAAGGAATGTCGATTCCCTTCAGGCTCATGTTTCACAAGTGTTAGATTTTCTGGCAGATTGCTTTGGAGAAGGCTTGAGCTACAGTACATTGAACTCTTATAGATCAGCCTTATCGTCGACACTGTGCCCACGTGATGGCACAACAGTTGGCTGTGATCCATTAGTATCTAGACTATTAAAGGGGATATATAACCTGAGACCTCCACAACCACGTTATTCTTCAACTTGGGATGTCTGTCTTGACACAGTATCTAGGAACTTTATTTCCCTTAAATAG